In Capillimicrobium parvum, a genomic segment contains:
- a CDS encoding universal stress protein yields MFKQIVVGVDGREGGRDALALAKLLVAAGGELTLAHVAPGGAHAHAGAGAAYEAVEAERAEALLQTVREETGAGAHLRWRGSSSVGRGLHELCEMIGADLVVVGSSRRGLLGRVLIGDDTSAALNGAPCSIAIAPTNYSRQPAALREIGVGYDGSPESAHALSVARMLAAASGAKLSALEAVSLPSEAFLGPGAADNTPRRLIEDARRRIAALGDVEPRAAYGQPAEELALYSASLDLLVVGSRGYGPIGRLIHGSTSQQLAHSARCPLLVLTRTASPSAAECRDLIRRSP; encoded by the coding sequence ATGTTCAAGCAGATCGTTGTCGGCGTGGACGGACGGGAGGGCGGCCGCGACGCGTTAGCGCTCGCCAAGCTGCTGGTCGCGGCGGGCGGGGAGCTCACGCTCGCCCATGTCGCTCCGGGCGGTGCCCACGCCCACGCCGGCGCCGGCGCGGCGTACGAAGCCGTCGAGGCGGAGCGTGCCGAGGCGTTGCTCCAAACGGTGCGCGAGGAGACGGGCGCCGGGGCGCACCTGCGCTGGCGCGGGTCTTCTTCGGTGGGACGCGGCCTGCATGAGCTCTGCGAGATGATCGGCGCCGATCTGGTGGTCGTGGGTTCATCCCGCCGGGGGCTCCTCGGGCGGGTGCTCATCGGAGATGACACCAGTGCGGCGCTGAACGGCGCGCCGTGTTCGATTGCGATCGCGCCGACGAACTACTCACGACAGCCGGCTGCGCTGCGCGAAATCGGCGTCGGGTACGACGGCTCTCCCGAGAGTGCACACGCGCTGTCGGTGGCCCGGATGCTCGCCGCCGCGTCCGGTGCCAAGCTGTCAGCGCTCGAGGCTGTGTCGCTTCCGTCCGAAGCCTTTCTCGGGCCAGGGGCGGCCGATAACACGCCACGGCGCCTCATCGAGGATGCGCGCCGGCGGATCGCAGCGCTCGGTGACGTCGAGCCACGCGCGGCCTACGGTCAGCCTGCCGAGGAGCTGGCGCTGTACAGCGCGTCGCTCGATCTGCTGGTCGTTGGCTCGCGCGGCTATGGCCCGATCGGCCGTCTGATCCACGGAAGCACCTCCCAGCAGCTGGCGCACAGCGCCCGTTGCCCGCTTCTGGTGCTCACCCGTACGGCCTCCCCGAGCGCGGCAGAGTGCCGGGACCTCATCCGCCGGTCTCCGTGA
- a CDS encoding NADP-dependent oxidoreductase produces the protein MQAIAIRDRDAGLAGLSLADLPYPHAAENDVVLRVHAAGFTRGELAWEGTWTDRGGRDRRPSVPGHEVSGVVAELGFGTTGLTVGQRVFGLADWTRNGALAEYVAIEARNLAPLPTGVDHAVAAGAVISGLTAWQALFDHAHLIAGQTVLVHGAAGAVGSIAVQLARQAGSRVIGTGRTGDRDRALGLGVEEFVDLEADPLEDAGEADVVLDVIGGDILQRSTALVRAGGTLVTIAEPPTIQPENGRAIFFVVEADRSQLAELAQRLRDGRLTSNVGAVRPLAEAPAAFGPDAPRVSGKTIIQIAEGW, from the coding sequence ATGCAAGCCATCGCCATCCGCGACCGCGACGCTGGTCTGGCTGGACTGTCCCTCGCGGACCTGCCGTACCCGCACGCCGCCGAGAACGACGTCGTTCTGCGCGTGCATGCTGCGGGGTTCACCCGTGGGGAGCTGGCCTGGGAGGGGACCTGGACTGATCGCGGTGGCCGGGACCGGAGGCCGAGCGTGCCGGGGCACGAGGTATCGGGTGTCGTCGCCGAGTTGGGCTTCGGCACCACCGGCCTGACCGTCGGCCAGCGAGTGTTCGGCCTGGCCGACTGGACCCGAAACGGCGCGTTGGCGGAGTACGTGGCGATCGAGGCACGCAACCTTGCGCCGCTGCCAACGGGCGTCGACCATGCCGTCGCCGCCGGTGCGGTGATCTCCGGATTGACTGCATGGCAGGCCCTGTTCGACCACGCCCATCTCATCGCCGGCCAGACCGTGCTGGTCCACGGCGCCGCGGGCGCCGTCGGTTCGATCGCTGTGCAGCTCGCCCGTCAGGCTGGCTCTCGCGTGATCGGAACCGGCCGGACCGGCGACCGTGACCGTGCGCTCGGTCTTGGCGTCGAGGAGTTTGTGGACTTGGAGGCCGACCCTCTCGAGGACGCCGGTGAGGCCGACGTGGTGCTCGACGTGATCGGCGGTGACATCCTTCAGCGTTCGACCGCCCTCGTACGAGCCGGCGGCACGCTCGTCACCATTGCCGAGCCGCCGACGATCCAGCCTGAGAACGGGCGGGCGATCTTCTTCGTCGTTGAGGCCGATCGTTCCCAGCTCGCCGAGCTCGCGCAGCGGCTGCGCGACGGCCGACTGACTTCGAATGTGGGGGCCGTGCGGCCGCTTGCCGAAGCGCCCGCCGCGTTCGGCCCCGACGCTCCTCGGGTGTCCGGGAAGACGATCATCCAGATCGCCGAGGGCTGGTAA